The following are encoded in a window of uncultured Sphaerochaeta sp. genomic DNA:
- the hisH gene encoding imidazole glycerol phosphate synthase subunit HisH produces the protein MNIAIVKYNAGNTRSVLCALHRLGYEAEVTDDLKELANADKVIFPGVGEASTAMAYLREKGLDVVLTSLKQPFLGICLGMQLMCATSEEHDTQTLGIFPIPTRKFSLPPEYKIPHMGWNTLQCRNNRLFSGLQGEAWCYFVHSYYVPLCEATIASTEYGGLEFSSVLHKDNYYGCQFHPEKSGDVGEQLLRTFLEEL, from the coding sequence ATGAATATCGCAATCGTAAAGTATAATGCGGGAAATACACGCTCGGTACTCTGCGCACTACACCGCCTTGGCTATGAAGCAGAGGTTACCGATGACCTAAAAGAGCTGGCCAATGCCGACAAGGTAATATTCCCTGGGGTAGGGGAAGCCTCCACGGCAATGGCTTATCTTCGTGAGAAAGGGCTTGATGTGGTTCTTACCTCTTTGAAACAACCCTTCCTGGGAATTTGCCTGGGTATGCAACTGATGTGTGCCACCAGTGAGGAACATGACACCCAGACCCTGGGTATCTTCCCCATACCAACGCGTAAGTTTTCCCTTCCCCCTGAGTATAAGATTCCTCATATGGGATGGAATACCCTACAGTGCAGGAATAACCGGTTGTTCTCTGGTTTGCAGGGAGAGGCTTGGTGCTATTTCGTACATAGCTATTATGTTCCCCTCTGTGAAGCAACCATTGCAAGTACGGAGTATGGTGGCTTGGAGTTCTCCTCGGTACTGCATAAGGATAACTACTATGGATGTCAGTTTCACCCTGAGAAGAGTGGTGATGTAGGAGAACAGTTGTTGAGAACGTTTTTGGAGGAGCTCTAA
- the hisC gene encoding histidinol-phosphate transaminase, with protein MRELLRKNIANLTPYSCARNDFTGKAEVYLDANENWQDFVEKADANRYPDPLSVAVRKKVEEVLGLPFSKTVLGNGSDELIDNLLRCFCEPGKDSILLMPPTYGAYKVFADINDVGISTVPLTPSFGIDFPALSEFLQWEKENRNGDGRLKVLFICSPNNPSGNAFPLSEIRKVCELFDGITVVDEAYYDFSDKESAAKLLDSFPNLVVLRTLSKCWALASARVGIAVADEAMVSVFRSMKYPYNLGTPSQELALKALGNAGEVEKGLRLIKDERLRLEEELKKLACVRTVFPSDANFFLVRVSNAHSIYHYLAGLGIIVRNRSKELHCENCLRVTIGSRKENDRLLAAFAAYKEHEDA; from the coding sequence ATGAGAGAGTTGCTGAGAAAGAATATCGCCAATTTGACCCCGTACAGCTGTGCACGTAACGATTTTACCGGGAAAGCCGAAGTCTATCTCGATGCAAACGAGAATTGGCAGGATTTTGTCGAGAAAGCAGATGCAAACCGCTATCCAGACCCGCTTTCGGTTGCAGTGCGAAAAAAGGTCGAAGAGGTGCTTGGCCTTCCTTTTTCGAAGACCGTTTTGGGCAATGGCAGTGATGAGTTGATCGACAATCTGTTACGTTGTTTCTGTGAACCAGGAAAGGACTCAATCTTGCTCATGCCCCCCACCTATGGTGCATACAAGGTATTTGCCGACATCAATGATGTAGGAATCTCCACCGTTCCCCTGACCCCTTCATTTGGAATCGATTTTCCAGCGTTATCGGAATTCCTACAATGGGAGAAGGAGAACAGAAATGGGGATGGTAGACTGAAGGTGCTCTTTATCTGCAGCCCAAACAACCCCAGCGGAAATGCATTCCCCCTCAGCGAGATAAGGAAGGTGTGTGAGCTTTTTGATGGCATTACCGTGGTTGATGAAGCCTATTATGATTTCAGTGACAAGGAGAGTGCGGCCAAGTTGTTGGATTCCTTCCCTAATCTGGTGGTGCTGAGGACCCTCTCCAAGTGCTGGGCTCTTGCCAGTGCGAGGGTTGGCATTGCGGTGGCTGACGAGGCGATGGTATCAGTCTTCAGAAGTATGAAGTACCCCTATAACCTCGGAACTCCGAGTCAGGAGTTGGCACTCAAGGCTCTTGGCAATGCTGGTGAGGTAGAGAAGGGGCTTCGCCTTATCAAAGATGAGAGGTTACGTTTAGAAGAGGAGTTGAAAAAGCTCGCATGTGTGCGAACAGTCTTTCCCAGTGATGCGAACTTCTTTCTTGTGCGGGTATCAAATGCCCATTCAATCTACCACTATCTTGCAGGGCTGGGTATCATCGTACGTAATCGAAGTAAAGAACTGCACTGTGAAAACTGCCTGAGAGTTACCATAGGAAGCAGGAAAGAGAATGACAGACTGCTGGCAGCATTTGCTGCATACAAGGAGCACGAAGATGCATAA
- the hisA gene encoding 1-(5-phosphoribosyl)-5-[(5-phosphoribosylamino)methylideneamino]imidazole-4-carboxamide isomerase, which produces MHIIPAIDIIDGKAVRLTQGDYASKKIYASDPLDLAKQFEDANLRYLHVVDLDGAKGKGIVNLKSLERIASNTNLIIDFGGGIKRSEDLEAAFSSGASKVTCGSVAVKNPSLLISWIEEFGCDRLILGADAKDGMVQSAGWTEGSDQEVAAFIDLYRSQGLYQVICTDIAKDGMLSGPSIDLYRTLLKDRDDLHLIASGGITTLQDLHDLQEAGLSGAIIGKAIYEGKITIEELAAFREE; this is translated from the coding sequence ATGCATATCATCCCTGCTATCGATATTATTGATGGAAAAGCAGTCCGCCTCACCCAAGGCGACTATGCATCGAAAAAGATCTATGCTTCCGATCCCCTTGATCTTGCAAAGCAGTTCGAGGATGCCAATCTTCGTTACTTGCATGTCGTGGACCTTGATGGGGCAAAGGGAAAAGGTATTGTCAATCTTAAGAGTCTTGAACGTATTGCAAGCAATACCAATCTGATCATCGACTTTGGTGGGGGAATCAAACGGAGTGAGGACCTTGAAGCAGCATTTTCCAGTGGGGCGAGCAAGGTTACCTGTGGTTCTGTTGCCGTGAAGAATCCCTCCCTGTTGATCTCCTGGATCGAGGAATTCGGCTGTGATCGCTTGATCCTGGGTGCCGATGCCAAGGATGGTATGGTCCAGAGTGCAGGATGGACTGAAGGGAGTGACCAGGAGGTTGCAGCCTTCATCGACCTGTACCGTAGCCAGGGACTCTATCAGGTAATCTGTACAGATATTGCCAAGGACGGAATGCTCAGTGGCCCCTCAATTGACCTGTATCGTACACTTCTGAAGGATCGAGACGATCTTCATCTCATTGCATCAGGTGGTATAACCACCCTGCAGGACCTACATGACTTACAGGAAGCAGGCTTATCGGGGGCTATCATCGGTAAGGCAATCTATGAAGGCAAGATTACCATCGAAGAGCTTGCAGCCTTCAGGGAGGAATAG
- a CDS encoding PTS sugar transporter subunit IIA, whose product MEGISRLIDESCILLDREEHSIETIIKTLTEQLSSTHPDLAPQHLMQKVIDGGFHTTCMGEECAITHARCPSMTKTLMAVMRLAPPLDLKAIDGKKVRLVFLLVGPQSSASFHLKILSRLARLLHNEALRNDLLGAETSKAFLERIIRQED is encoded by the coding sequence ATGGAAGGAATTAGCAGATTGATTGACGAGTCGTGTATCTTGCTCGATAGAGAAGAACACTCAATTGAGACCATCATCAAGACATTGACTGAACAGCTGAGCAGTACGCATCCTGACCTTGCACCCCAACATCTGATGCAGAAGGTCATCGATGGGGGATTCCACACCACCTGTATGGGAGAAGAGTGTGCCATCACTCATGCCCGTTGCCCATCCATGACCAAAACACTTATGGCGGTAATGCGCCTTGCCCCTCCCTTGGACCTGAAAGCAATCGATGGGAAAAAGGTCCGCCTAGTCTTTCTCTTGGTTGGTCCACAGAGTAGTGCAAGTTTTCATCTGAAAATTCTCAGCAGACTGGCCCGTCTCTTACATAATGAGGCTCTTCGTAATGACTTGCTGGGTGCAGAAACCAGCAAGGCTTTCTTGGAAAGGATTATTCGTCAGGAGGATTGA
- a CDS encoding Na+/H+ antiporter subunit E, with protein sequence MNSRRVWAILRFVLTTLFLYFVWVLFTADLGLFSLLFGLGASVLTAALTYHIFLPEHEANLRFFIPHLWALLRFLFLMVLSLYKSSYQVVKAVITGNTNPRIVHFRTHLRSDLARTVLANAITFTPGTMTLDLNDDHLTVHWLLCSTTHTKAAGEAVKTKLEHALGRTWL encoded by the coding sequence ATGAATAGCAGACGAGTCTGGGCGATCTTGCGTTTTGTGTTGACCACCCTGTTTTTGTACTTCGTCTGGGTCTTGTTCACCGCCGACTTGGGCCTCTTCAGCCTGCTCTTTGGGCTTGGAGCCTCAGTTTTAACTGCAGCACTCACCTATCACATTTTCCTGCCCGAACATGAGGCAAATCTGCGCTTCTTCATCCCTCATCTCTGGGCTCTCCTGAGATTCCTGTTTCTTATGGTTCTCTCCTTGTATAAATCGAGTTATCAAGTAGTGAAAGCTGTCATAACAGGGAACACCAATCCAAGGATTGTACACTTCAGGACCCATCTTCGCAGTGATCTCGCGAGGACGGTGCTGGCAAATGCCATCACATTCACTCCAGGAACCATGACCCTTGATCTTAATGACGACCATCTTACCGTACACTGGCTCCTATGCAGCACCACCCATACAAAAGCTGCAGGGGAAGCAGTAAAGACAAAACTCGAACATGCACTCGGGAGGACATGGCTATGA
- the hisD gene encoding histidinol dehydrogenase produces the protein MAFLQRYENPPDEQLKRLLTRNLDTTQSVTKQVSAILDAVKEEGDNALFRFASEFDGVALASLSVSPKECKAAEAEVDDSLKRALRQAYDNIHSFHAAQMPTGEQVTVAKGITLSRKVVPLDRVGLYIPGGTAPLFSTVLMLAIPALVAGCPEVVLCTPPGKQGTIHPAILYAAELCNVKEIYAVGGAQAIAAMAYGTQSIKAVDKIFGPGNQYVTEAKVQVSSTTCAIDMPAGPSEVMVVASPSSNPAFVASDLLSQAEHGRDSQAMLVVQGEKREGNEFIDRVEEAIAKQLAELQRNTFLEQSLAGSRAFIVPNLDASAHMVNAYAPEHLIIDLGEAEDDALLEKVVNAGSVFLGPYSCESAGDYASGTNHTLPTNGWARSYSGVSTDSFIKKITVQKISKEGLASLAPTLLCMAEQEQLGAHRSAVAVRLGEEK, from the coding sequence ATGGCCTTTCTACAGCGGTATGAGAATCCACCAGATGAGCAGTTGAAGAGGTTGCTTACCCGGAATCTGGATACAACACAGTCGGTAACCAAACAGGTTTCCGCCATTCTGGATGCAGTGAAAGAGGAAGGCGATAATGCCCTCTTTCGTTTTGCATCAGAGTTCGATGGAGTTGCTCTCGCATCCCTTTCTGTATCTCCCAAAGAGTGCAAGGCAGCAGAGGCAGAAGTGGATGATTCTCTGAAGCGAGCTCTCAGGCAAGCCTATGACAATATCCATAGCTTCCATGCTGCGCAGATGCCTACAGGTGAGCAGGTAACGGTTGCTAAGGGTATCACACTCTCCAGGAAGGTTGTTCCCTTGGATCGGGTTGGGCTCTATATCCCTGGTGGTACCGCACCGCTGTTCTCCACTGTCCTGATGTTGGCAATACCAGCCTTGGTTGCGGGGTGCCCAGAGGTGGTCCTCTGCACCCCTCCAGGAAAACAAGGAACGATTCACCCTGCCATTCTCTATGCTGCAGAGCTGTGTAATGTGAAGGAAATCTATGCAGTGGGAGGTGCCCAGGCGATTGCTGCCATGGCATATGGGACGCAGTCCATCAAGGCAGTGGACAAGATATTCGGACCAGGCAACCAGTATGTGACTGAAGCCAAGGTACAGGTAAGCAGTACTACCTGCGCCATCGATATGCCGGCAGGTCCGAGTGAGGTAATGGTCGTTGCCTCTCCTTCCTCAAACCCAGCTTTTGTAGCCAGTGACTTGCTCAGCCAGGCTGAACATGGAAGAGATAGCCAGGCGATGCTTGTTGTGCAGGGAGAAAAAAGAGAAGGGAATGAGTTTATCGATCGTGTGGAAGAAGCGATAGCAAAGCAACTTGCCGAATTACAGAGAAACACCTTTTTGGAGCAGAGTCTTGCCGGTTCCAGGGCCTTTATTGTCCCTAACCTGGACGCCTCTGCACACATGGTCAATGCATATGCCCCTGAACACCTGATCATCGATCTGGGAGAAGCAGAGGATGATGCATTGCTGGAGAAGGTGGTCAATGCTGGGTCGGTATTCCTTGGACCTTACTCCTGTGAGAGTGCAGGGGATTATGCAAGCGGCACAAATCACACCCTTCCCACCAATGGATGGGCACGTTCGTACAGCGGGGTGAGTACCGATTCATTCATCAAGAAAATCACTGTACAGAAAATCAGCAAGGAAGGCCTTGCCTCTCTTGCACCAACCCTGCTCTGTATGGCAGAACAGGAACAGCTGGGTGCTCACAGGAGTGCGGTAGCAGTCCGTTTGGGAGAAGAGAAATGA
- a CDS encoding monovalent cation/H(+) antiporter subunit G yields MIIREILALIAFLVGTFFGLFGMVGLFRFRDPYSRLHAGSLCGTTAVFSYLIALLLLSPTLASGARIFIILVFFLISAPTGSSIVAKFIWESEDASRQRSAMKREDKSL; encoded by the coding sequence ATGATTATACGAGAGATTCTGGCATTGATAGCCTTCTTGGTTGGAACCTTCTTTGGTCTGTTCGGGATGGTTGGGCTCTTCCGTTTCCGAGACCCCTACTCCCGCCTCCATGCGGGATCCTTATGTGGAACCACCGCAGTTTTCTCATATCTAATCGCCCTGCTCTTGCTCTCTCCAACGCTCGCAAGTGGAGCACGGATTTTTATAATTCTGGTGTTTTTCCTCATTTCTGCTCCCACAGGCTCCTCAATCGTGGCCAAATTCATCTGGGAGAGTGAAGATGCCTCCCGACAACGATCAGCGATGAAGAGGGAGGATAAAAGCCTATGA
- a CDS encoding flavodoxin family protein — translation MQVLVVYDSMYGNTEKIAQAIGTATEANVLHVDQVKEEHLTGLDILIVGSPTQAFQPLKPVKTFLKDLPAGILKGVKVASFDTRADLEEVGNKLLSFLVKLFGYAAEPMQAKLVRKGGVKVTTPAGFFVHGKEGPLKEGEIERAIQWAKQLLP, via the coding sequence ATGCAAGTTCTAGTAGTGTATGATTCCATGTATGGGAATACAGAGAAAATTGCTCAAGCAATCGGTACTGCAACCGAAGCAAATGTACTGCATGTTGACCAAGTGAAAGAAGAACACCTTACCGGTCTCGATATCCTGATTGTCGGCTCACCAACCCAAGCTTTTCAGCCCCTAAAACCTGTGAAGACTTTTCTAAAAGATCTCCCTGCTGGAATACTGAAGGGGGTCAAGGTTGCATCCTTCGATACCCGAGCAGATTTGGAGGAGGTAGGCAACAAGCTGTTGAGTTTTCTGGTGAAGCTATTTGGGTATGCCGCAGAACCGATGCAAGCGAAATTGGTGAGGAAGGGGGGTGTAAAAGTGACCACCCCTGCCGGTTTTTTCGTACATGGCAAGGAAGGCCCTCTCAAGGAAGGAGAGATTGAACGTGCCATCCAGTGGGCCAAGCAGCTACTCCCGTGA
- the hisF gene encoding imidazole glycerol phosphate synthase subunit HisF, which yields MLAKRIIPCLDVRDGRTVKGVNFVNLRDAGDAVELAQAYSRCGADELTFLDITATVENRSTFRSLVRSIADHIGIPFTVGGGIRNEADVASLLDSGADKISINSQAVAKPEVIDELALRFGSQCVVCAIDARRNPAFDRETEEGWEVYVHGGRKGTGIDVISWAKEAYSRGAGEILLTSMEHDGVKGGFAVDLTRRVSEAVGIPVIASGGAGTMEHFHEVFTDGKADAALAASIFHFHEIDIPELKIFLEQHGITMRK from the coding sequence ATGTTGGCAAAACGAATCATTCCCTGTCTTGATGTACGTGATGGGCGTACCGTAAAAGGGGTCAACTTTGTAAACTTGCGTGATGCGGGGGATGCGGTGGAACTTGCCCAGGCCTATAGTCGCTGTGGTGCGGATGAGCTGACGTTCCTTGATATCACAGCAACAGTTGAGAACCGTTCAACCTTCCGTTCCTTGGTAAGGAGTATTGCCGACCATATCGGTATTCCCTTTACCGTCGGTGGTGGCATCAGGAATGAGGCTGATGTGGCATCTCTCCTTGATAGCGGCGCTGACAAGATCTCCATCAATAGTCAGGCGGTTGCAAAACCGGAGGTCATCGATGAGCTCGCTCTGCGTTTTGGCAGCCAATGTGTGGTCTGTGCCATTGATGCAAGAAGGAATCCTGCCTTTGACCGGGAAACGGAAGAAGGTTGGGAGGTATACGTCCATGGTGGGCGGAAAGGAACCGGGATTGATGTCATCTCCTGGGCGAAGGAAGCCTACAGCAGGGGAGCAGGAGAAATTCTGCTTACCAGCATGGAACACGACGGTGTGAAGGGAGGGTTTGCTGTTGACCTGACCCGTCGAGTCTCTGAGGCGGTGGGAATTCCTGTCATCGCGAGTGGAGGGGCAGGGACGATGGAACATTTCCATGAAGTATTCACCGATGGCAAGGCCGACGCAGCATTGGCAGCATCCATCTTTCATTTTCATGAAATTGATATCCCAGAGTTGAAGATTTTTCTTGAACAACATGGTATAACTATGCGTAAGTAG
- a CDS encoding alpha/beta hydrolase translates to MPYTTIGNGPKPLVVFEGLTFSHKPQPPVILKMYSFLCTDYTIYSVLRRPQPPDHYSLDDMANDYAQMIREEFTVPVDIIGISTGGSVALHFAALHPTLVRRLVIHSSAHILNDRAKQLQLDVARAAENGNWGKAWRLLIGTGFTSPFAKPLVFLLGFFLSLDHPKNARDLVVTVEAEDNHAFRDHLREIVCPTLVAGGEDDFFYSPELFRETAQGIPDARLCLYPHMGHPARGDLFKADVLSFLLEA, encoded by the coding sequence TTGCCTTACACGACCATAGGGAATGGACCAAAGCCCTTGGTGGTGTTTGAGGGGCTGACCTTCTCCCACAAGCCCCAACCGCCAGTCATACTCAAGATGTACTCTTTCCTCTGTACGGACTACACCATCTACAGTGTACTTCGTCGTCCACAACCACCCGATCATTATTCACTGGATGATATGGCGAATGACTATGCCCAGATGATCAGGGAAGAGTTCACAGTCCCGGTGGACATCATCGGTATCTCCACCGGGGGCTCAGTTGCATTGCACTTTGCTGCACTCCACCCAACTCTGGTTCGCCGACTGGTAATTCACTCAAGTGCACATATCTTGAACGACAGGGCAAAACAACTCCAGTTGGATGTTGCCCGAGCTGCTGAGAATGGTAACTGGGGAAAAGCCTGGAGATTACTTATTGGAACCGGCTTTACCTCCCCGTTTGCAAAGCCGCTAGTTTTTCTGCTTGGTTTCTTTCTCTCCCTCGATCATCCCAAGAATGCAAGGGACCTGGTGGTGACCGTAGAGGCGGAGGACAACCATGCATTCCGTGACCATCTCCGTGAAATAGTATGTCCCACGCTGGTAGCGGGGGGCGAGGACGATTTTTTCTACAGCCCAGAGCTCTTTAGGGAGACTGCCCAGGGCATCCCTGATGCAAGGCTCTGTCTCTATCCTCATATGGGACACCCTGCGAGGGGGGATCTGTTTAAAGCGGATGTACTTTCATTCCTACTGGAAGCGTAA
- the hisIE gene encoding bifunctional phosphoribosyl-AMP cyclohydrolase/phosphoribosyl-ATP diphosphatase HisIE gives MDYMALDFEKQGGLVPAIIQDAVTNKVLMLGYMSDESLKITRDRGLVTFWSRSRNTLWTKGETSGNYLEVRDIIEDCDHDTLLIKAIPTGPVCHTGSDTCFAEENNPEKIPATDFLFYLEQVIHDRREFPQEGSYTNHLFSRGINKIAQKVGEEAVELIIESKDDNKDLFLGEAADLLYHFLVLLTQKEVRLSEVVEILKGRHSR, from the coding sequence ATGGATTATATGGCTCTTGATTTCGAAAAACAGGGTGGATTGGTTCCCGCAATTATCCAGGATGCAGTGACAAACAAGGTATTGATGCTCGGTTATATGAGCGATGAGTCGCTCAAGATTACCCGTGACCGTGGACTTGTCACCTTCTGGTCCAGAAGTCGCAATACGCTTTGGACAAAAGGGGAGACCAGTGGAAATTATCTTGAGGTCAGGGATATCATTGAGGATTGTGACCATGACACCCTCCTGATCAAGGCAATACCAACTGGACCGGTGTGCCACACTGGAAGTGATACCTGTTTTGCAGAAGAAAACAACCCCGAAAAAATTCCAGCAACCGACTTCTTATTCTACCTTGAGCAGGTTATCCATGACCGCCGTGAATTCCCCCAGGAAGGTTCATACACCAACCATCTTTTCAGTAGAGGCATCAACAAGATTGCACAGAAAGTAGGGGAAGAGGCAGTTGAGCTCATCATTGAAAGCAAGGATGACAACAAGGACCTGTTCCTCGGGGAAGCTGCAGACCTTCTCTACCACTTCCTGGTACTCCTTACCCAGAAGGAAGTACGGTTGAGTGAAGTTGTTGAGATTCTCAAGGGAAGACACAGCAGATAA
- the hisG gene encoding ATP phosphoribosyltransferase yields MAEVVRIAIQKSGRLSEKSLQIIKNCGIKFGSDARVLKEEASNFPLEFLYVRDDDIPAYIRDGIADIGIVGRNEYDEQAIDLEVLRDLGFAKCRLSIAVPNDFVYQGLSSLEGKRVATSYPNILGGILKENGVSASFVQVSGSVEITPAVGVADAICDLVSTGATLAMNGLREVQSIYTSTAVMIGRKQMANAEKQRILDRLMIRLDAVMKASSYKYIMFNLPEEHLEQVAHIIGGMKSPTVTPLMEKGWVSVQTVVAEDTFWEDFEQLKALGAQGILVTPIEKMTE; encoded by the coding sequence ATGGCTGAAGTAGTACGAATTGCAATCCAGAAGAGCGGAAGGCTGAGCGAAAAATCGTTACAGATCATCAAGAACTGCGGGATCAAGTTCGGCAGTGATGCCCGTGTCCTGAAAGAGGAAGCCTCCAACTTCCCCTTGGAATTCCTCTATGTACGGGATGACGATATCCCTGCCTACATACGTGATGGAATCGCTGATATCGGGATTGTGGGAAGAAATGAGTATGATGAACAGGCAATCGACCTGGAAGTACTCAGAGACCTTGGCTTTGCCAAGTGCCGGCTGAGTATAGCGGTGCCCAATGACTTCGTGTATCAGGGCCTTTCTTCTCTGGAGGGAAAGCGCGTGGCAACCAGCTATCCAAACATCCTTGGCGGCATCCTGAAAGAGAATGGGGTCTCGGCAAGCTTCGTCCAGGTATCCGGCTCTGTGGAAATCACTCCTGCTGTTGGTGTTGCTGATGCCATTTGTGACCTGGTTTCCACTGGAGCAACCTTGGCGATGAACGGGTTGAGAGAGGTGCAGAGCATCTATACATCAACCGCTGTCATGATTGGGCGCAAGCAGATGGCCAATGCTGAAAAACAACGTATTCTTGACCGCCTGATGATCCGCCTCGATGCAGTCATGAAGGCTTCCTCCTATAAGTACATCATGTTCAACCTTCCTGAGGAACATCTGGAGCAGGTGGCTCACATCATCGGTGGCATGAAGAGCCCTACGGTCACTCCATTGATGGAAAAGGGGTGGGTCTCTGTACAAACCGTTGTGGCAGAGGATACCTTTTGGGAGGACTTTGAACAACTCAAGGCCCTTGGTGCACAGGGGATACTCGTAACCCCGATTGAAAAGATGACAGAGTAG
- a CDS encoding monovalent cation/H+ antiporter complex subunit F produces the protein MTDILLQAMLVMLILFAIGILLRLLLGPTASDRLVALNVLSAVSLALLVLWGIRVGRTLYLDVALVYDIFGFLGFLAITRFLKDRKEG, from the coding sequence ATGACAGATATACTCCTCCAGGCAATGCTGGTAATGCTGATTCTTTTTGCCATTGGCATATTACTGAGACTGCTGCTCGGTCCCACGGCAAGTGACCGATTGGTTGCCTTGAATGTACTGAGCGCTGTCTCACTTGCCCTGCTGGTGCTCTGGGGAATCAGGGTAGGACGTACACTGTATCTGGATGTGGCCTTGGTCTACGACATCTTTGGATTCCTCGGATTCCTTGCAATCACCCGGTTCCTCAAAGACCGGAAGGAGGGCTGA
- the hisB gene encoding bifunctional histidinol-phosphatase/imidazoleglycerol-phosphate dehydratase HisB: MHKRVLFLDRDGIIVEEMQVDSLEKVRYIPGVFGALSRLRKDGNWYFAMVSNQDGVGTPSFPKEAFEIPHQRIMETLNGEGITFDAEHIDYSLPEDNCPGRKPEIGMLTEYMDGSYDLDHSVMIGDRLTDVQLAKNIGCKAIWFADESRADELGEDLKEVCILVSDNWAAIASFLLDEHNLSPRTARLERKTKETEISLKLNLDGGSLGSIHTHIPFFDHMLEQVLRHSGCDLDLHAHGDLVVDEHHTVEDVGIALGGAFREALGDKRGINRYGAEILPMDEVLAQVALDFSGRPYLQWDVSFKREYIGTFPTEMVEHFFKSFSDSAGCNLSLKVSDGNAHHQCEALFKAFARAIKEAVHRNPYSMQLPTTKGML; encoded by the coding sequence ATGCATAAGCGAGTACTGTTTTTGGATCGTGACGGAATCATCGTTGAGGAAATGCAGGTAGATAGTCTTGAGAAGGTACGCTACATACCAGGGGTGTTTGGTGCCCTCTCCCGCCTAAGGAAGGATGGGAATTGGTATTTTGCCATGGTGAGTAACCAGGATGGGGTTGGAACTCCTTCCTTCCCCAAGGAAGCCTTTGAGATTCCCCACCAGAGAATCATGGAGACGCTGAATGGCGAGGGCATTACCTTCGATGCCGAGCATATTGACTACTCGCTTCCCGAGGATAACTGCCCTGGAAGGAAGCCGGAGATTGGAATGCTCACTGAGTACATGGATGGAAGCTACGACCTTGATCACTCAGTTATGATTGGGGATCGTCTCACTGATGTGCAGCTCGCAAAGAATATTGGATGCAAGGCAATCTGGTTCGCCGATGAATCAAGAGCAGATGAGTTGGGTGAGGATCTCAAGGAGGTCTGTATTCTGGTCAGCGACAACTGGGCTGCCATTGCATCCTTCCTTCTTGATGAGCACAATCTCTCCCCACGTACTGCACGATTGGAAAGAAAAACAAAAGAGACGGAGATCTCACTTAAGCTGAATCTTGATGGCGGTTCCCTCGGTTCTATCCATACTCATATTCCTTTCTTCGACCATATGTTGGAGCAGGTGCTTCGCCACAGTGGTTGTGACTTGGACCTGCACGCACATGGAGACCTGGTGGTGGATGAACATCACACGGTGGAAGATGTGGGCATCGCCTTGGGTGGGGCATTCCGTGAAGCTTTGGGTGATAAACGGGGTATAAATCGTTACGGTGCTGAGATCCTTCCCATGGATGAGGTCCTTGCCCAGGTGGCACTGGATTTTTCCGGACGACCGTATCTCCAGTGGGATGTTTCCTTCAAACGAGAGTATATAGGGACATTCCCCACTGAAATGGTTGAGCACTTTTTCAAATCCTTCAGTGATAGTGCAGGATGTAATCTTTCGCTCAAGGTAAGCGATGGTAACGCCCACCACCAGTGTGAGGCTCTTTTCAAGGCTTTTGCACGGGCTATCAAAGAGGCCGTGCATCGAAACCCATATTCGATGCAACTGCCTACAACCAAGGGGATGCTATGA
- a CDS encoding P-II family nitrogen regulator encodes MKLLVFVLNNEAFLEEVMEAYVEAGITGSTILDSEGMGRFLTYEVPLFEGFKDFMKGNKPYNKTIFSVVHNEEVVQQAKKLVEEIVGSLDNPGTGIMFTLPVDWAAGLVREAEEV; translated from the coding sequence ATGAAACTATTGGTTTTCGTCTTGAATAACGAAGCGTTTCTGGAAGAGGTCATGGAAGCCTATGTAGAGGCTGGCATAACCGGGTCCACCATCCTCGACAGTGAGGGAATGGGACGTTTCCTTACCTATGAGGTCCCGCTCTTTGAAGGATTCAAGGATTTCATGAAGGGCAACAAACCTTACAACAAGACGATTTTCTCGGTTGTGCACAACGAAGAAGTGGTGCAACAAGCCAAGAAACTGGTAGAGGAGATTGTTGGAAGCCTGGATAATCCTGGAACCGGAATCATGTTCACTCTACCAGTGGATTGGGCAGCCGGCCTGGTAAGGGAAGCAGAAGAGGTGTAG